One genomic segment of Streptomyces sp. NBC_00239 includes these proteins:
- a CDS encoding RNA 2'-phosphotransferase — protein sequence MDERRAVKVSKYVSKHLRHQPERIGLALDPQGWVEIDALIAAAAAHGFAFSRSELDHVVAANDKKRFAVEGSRIRASQGHTVTVDLALPAAEPPEYLYHGTVAAALDAIRAEGLLPMRRHHVHLSPDRDTATRVGARRGRPVVLSVAAGAMHRAGHVFRVSANGVWLADAVPPEFLRLP from the coding sequence ATGGACGAACGACGCGCCGTGAAGGTGTCGAAATATGTCTCGAAGCACCTGCGGCACCAGCCGGAACGGATCGGACTGGCGCTCGACCCGCAGGGCTGGGTGGAGATCGACGCGCTGATCGCCGCGGCCGCGGCCCACGGCTTCGCCTTCAGCCGGTCCGAGCTCGACCACGTCGTGGCCGCCAACGACAAGAAGCGGTTCGCCGTCGAGGGGTCCCGGATCCGGGCCAGCCAGGGGCACACCGTCACCGTGGACCTCGCCCTGCCGGCCGCCGAACCGCCCGAGTACCTCTATCACGGCACCGTCGCAGCCGCCCTCGACGCGATCCGCGCCGAGGGCCTGCTGCCGATGCGGCGCCACCACGTGCACCTGTCGCCGGACCGCGACACCGCGACCCGGGTGGGGGCCCGGCGGGGCCGCCCCGTCGTCCTGTCCGTGGCCGCCGGCGCGATGCACCGGGCCGGTCACGTCTTCCGGGTCAGCGCCAACGGCGTGTGGCTGGCGGACGCGGTGCCGCCGGAATTCCTGCGCCTCCCCTGA
- a CDS encoding aquaporin, with the protein MPAPAPLPRRAAAEFTGTAALLAIVVGSGIQAAALTHDTGVALLANSAASAIGLGLIITLFGPLSGAHLNPVVTLTAWWTRRSGAAGLTGREALAYTAAQTAGAISGALLAETMYGRTPGTLATQTRDGGHLMIGEIVATAGLVLVIEGLGRIGRPRLVPAAVALYIAAAIWFTSSGSFANPAGTIGRAFTDSFTGIAPGSLPGFVLAQLAGGAAGLALSALLYGHRTPAVDVAPINAAYKAVS; encoded by the coding sequence ATGCCCGCACCCGCCCCACTGCCGCGCCGGGCCGCCGCCGAGTTCACCGGCACCGCTGCCCTGCTCGCCATCGTGGTCGGATCCGGCATCCAGGCCGCCGCGCTCACCCACGACACCGGCGTCGCCCTGCTCGCCAACTCGGCCGCCTCCGCCATCGGCCTCGGCCTGATCATCACCCTCTTCGGGCCGCTCTCCGGCGCCCACCTCAACCCGGTGGTCACCCTCACCGCCTGGTGGACCCGCCGCTCCGGCGCCGCCGGCCTCACCGGCCGCGAAGCCCTCGCCTACACCGCTGCCCAGACCGCCGGCGCCATCAGCGGCGCCCTGCTCGCCGAGACCATGTACGGCCGCACCCCCGGCACCCTCGCCACCCAGACCCGCGACGGCGGACACCTGATGATCGGCGAGATCGTCGCCACCGCCGGACTCGTCCTGGTCATCGAAGGACTCGGCCGCATCGGCCGCCCCCGGCTCGTCCCCGCCGCCGTCGCCCTCTACATCGCCGCCGCGATCTGGTTCACCTCCTCCGGATCCTTCGCGAACCCGGCGGGCACCATCGGACGCGCCTTCACCGACTCCTTCACCGGAATCGCCCCCGGATCACTGCCCGGCTTCGTCCTGGCCCAGCTCGCCGGCGGCGCAGCCGGCCTGGCCCTGTCGGCCCTGCTCTACGGACACCGGACCCCGGCCGTCGACGTGGCTCCGATCAACGCCGCCTACAAGGCAGTCAGTTAA
- a CDS encoding ABC transporter ATP-binding protein, which yields MTVIATESLSKRYTKVTALDRLSLDIGPGVTGLVGANGAGKSTLIKILLGLSPATEGRAAVLGLDVATHGSAIRERVGYMPEHDCLPPDVSATEFVVHMARMSGLPPTAARERTADTLRHVGLYEERYRPIGGYSTGMKQRVKLAQALVHDPQLVLLDEPTNGLDPVGRDEMLGLIRRIYTDFGISVLVTSHLLGELERTCDHVVVVDGGKLLRSSSTSDFTQTTATLAVEVTDSDTHPDGTRALREALGAAGVTLHAGEEQGLPGAGHILLVEAAGEETYDIVRDTVAGLGLGLVRMEQRRHHIAEVFREDAQALPDQQSAQRAAAWAANTAATAHAARKGAGSDGA from the coding sequence GTGACTGTCATCGCGACCGAAAGCCTGAGCAAGCGGTACACCAAGGTGACCGCCCTCGACCGGCTCTCCCTCGACATCGGGCCTGGTGTGACCGGCCTGGTGGGCGCAAACGGAGCCGGCAAGTCCACGCTGATCAAGATTCTGCTGGGACTGTCCCCCGCCACCGAGGGCCGCGCCGCCGTGCTCGGACTGGATGTCGCCACTCATGGCAGCGCCATCCGTGAGCGGGTCGGATACATGCCCGAGCACGACTGCCTGCCGCCCGACGTCTCGGCCACCGAGTTCGTCGTGCACATGGCGCGGATGTCCGGGCTGCCCCCGACCGCCGCCCGTGAGCGGACCGCGGACACCCTGCGCCACGTCGGCCTCTACGAGGAGCGGTACCGACCCATCGGCGGCTACTCGACCGGCATGAAGCAGCGGGTCAAGCTGGCCCAGGCGCTCGTCCACGACCCGCAGCTGGTGCTGCTCGACGAGCCGACCAACGGCCTCGACCCGGTCGGCCGCGACGAGATGCTCGGCCTGATCCGCCGCATCTACACCGACTTCGGGATCTCGGTGCTCGTCACCTCGCACCTGCTCGGCGAGCTGGAGCGGACCTGCGACCACGTCGTGGTCGTCGACGGCGGCAAGCTGCTGCGCTCCAGCTCCACCAGCGACTTCACCCAGACCACCGCCACCCTGGCGGTCGAGGTGACCGACTCCGACACCCACCCGGACGGCACCCGCGCCCTGCGCGAGGCCCTCGGCGCCGCCGGCGTCACCCTGCACGCCGGTGAGGAGCAGGGCCTGCCCGGCGCCGGCCACATCCTCCTGGTCGAGGCCGCCGGCGAGGAGACGTACGACATCGTCCGCGACACCGTCGCGGGCCTCGGCCTCGGCCTGGTCCGGATGGAACAGCGCCGCCACCACATCGCGGAGGTCTTCCGCGAGGACGCGCAGGCGCTCCCCGACCAGCAGTCCGCCCAGCGCGCCGCCGCCTGGGCCGCGAACACCGCGGCCACCGCACACGCAGCTCGGAAGGGAGCCGGTTCCGATGGCGCCTGA
- a CDS encoding MerR family transcriptional regulator, giving the protein MSDQAVAEYRIEDLAHHSGATVRTIRAYQDRGLLPRPERRGRSNVYGDTHLARLRQIADLLDRGYTLASIKELLEAWDAGRGLGGVLGLVAEVHGPWTDEEAARISRDELDERFGGRPDDRAVDEAVELGVLERIPGRVDEFLVPSPQELAVAAELHAAGVPLHAITGHLRELRGQVESIASRFLEFTTEHVFARYLGVHAVDGCAEEVPLTDAAATEAAAMVRRLRPLAQQTVDAELARAMRLFATRHLQQHLGAPGRPPAPAGPAPVALPAETVRAVQELVGPDHVAAFVRAATERELQARTMNDLARRRDG; this is encoded by the coding sequence TTGTCCGATCAGGCGGTAGCCGAGTACCGGATCGAGGATCTGGCGCACCACAGTGGTGCGACGGTGCGGACGATCCGGGCGTACCAGGACCGCGGACTGCTGCCGCGGCCCGAGCGGCGGGGGCGTTCCAACGTGTACGGGGACACCCATCTGGCGCGGCTCCGGCAGATCGCCGATCTGCTGGACCGCGGCTACACCCTGGCGTCCATCAAGGAGCTGCTGGAGGCGTGGGACGCGGGGCGGGGTCTGGGCGGGGTGCTCGGTCTGGTCGCCGAGGTGCACGGGCCGTGGACCGACGAGGAGGCGGCCCGGATCAGCCGGGACGAGCTGGACGAGCGGTTCGGCGGCCGGCCGGACGATCGGGCCGTGGACGAGGCGGTGGAGCTGGGGGTGCTGGAGCGGATCCCGGGGCGGGTGGACGAGTTCCTGGTGCCCAGCCCGCAGGAGCTCGCCGTTGCGGCGGAGCTGCATGCGGCGGGGGTGCCGCTGCATGCGATCACGGGTCATCTGCGGGAGCTGCGGGGGCAGGTGGAGAGCATCGCCTCGCGGTTCCTGGAGTTCACGACCGAGCACGTCTTCGCCCGCTACCTGGGGGTGCACGCCGTCGACGGCTGCGCGGAGGAGGTTCCGCTGACGGATGCGGCGGCCACCGAGGCGGCGGCGATGGTGCGGCGGCTTCGGCCGCTGGCGCAGCAGACCGTGGACGCCGAGCTGGCCCGGGCGATGCGGCTGTTCGCGACGCGGCACCTGCAGCAGCATCTGGGGGCGCCGGGCCGGCCGCCCGCGCCGGCGGGCCCGGCCCCGGTGGCCCTGCCCGCCGAGACGGTTCGGGCGGTGCAGGAGCTGGTGGGCCCGGATCATGTCGCGGCGTTCGTCCGGGCGGCGACCGAGCGTGAGCTCCAGGCCCGCACCATGAACGATCTGGCGCGTCGACGGGACGGGTGA
- a CDS encoding SDR family oxidoreductase → MAALKDARERWVSTGGVELCVAELGDASRPTVLLVHGYPDSKEVWSGVAERLADRFHVVLYDVRGHGRSSAPQPLRGGFTLEKLTDDFLAVADAVSPDRPVHLVGHDWGSVQGWEFVTVRRTEGRIASFTSMSGPSLDHFGHWIKKRMSRPTPRRTAQLLGQGAKSWYVYMLHTPVLPELAWRGPLGKRWPALMQRVEKLPADGYPTASLPSDAAHGAWLYRDNIRPRLRRPRPDAYAHAPVQLITPTGDAFLSERLYDDLEQWAPHLRRRTLDAKHWIPRSRPDQVAAWIAGFVDAHEDRGAGQAAGVVAPSGVTARPDSAGGRYADRFGGRLVLVTGAASGIGRATAFAFAEAGARVVAVDRDAEGAARTAEMARLLGAQEAWGEVTDVSDEQAMEKLAAKVAAEYGIVDVLVNNAGIGLSGSFFDTTAEDWKKVLDVNLWGVIHGCRIFGRQMADRGQGGHIVNTASAAAYLPSRSLPAYSTSKAAVLMLSACLRAELAGKSIGVSAICPGIVNTNITATTRFAGSDAAEEKRKQQRSSRLYGLRNFPPEKVADAILRAVVRNTAVVPVTPESRGALRMSRFTPRALRALARMEPRL, encoded by the coding sequence ATGGCGGCTCTGAAGGATGCGCGGGAGCGCTGGGTGTCGACCGGTGGCGTGGAGCTGTGCGTCGCCGAACTCGGCGACGCGTCCCGGCCGACCGTACTGCTGGTGCACGGCTACCCCGACAGCAAGGAGGTCTGGTCGGGTGTGGCCGAGCGGCTGGCCGACCGCTTCCACGTCGTGCTCTACGACGTCCGCGGGCACGGCCGTTCCAGCGCCCCGCAGCCGCTGCGCGGCGGGTTCACGCTGGAGAAGCTGACCGACGACTTCCTCGCCGTGGCCGACGCCGTCAGCCCGGACCGGCCGGTGCACCTGGTCGGCCACGACTGGGGCTCCGTCCAGGGCTGGGAGTTCGTGACGGTGCGCCGCACCGAGGGCCGGATCGCCTCCTTCACCTCGATGTCCGGGCCGTCCCTCGACCACTTCGGCCACTGGATCAAGAAGCGGATGTCGCGGCCCACCCCGCGACGCACCGCCCAGCTCCTCGGCCAGGGCGCCAAGTCCTGGTACGTGTACATGCTCCACACGCCGGTGCTCCCGGAACTGGCCTGGCGGGGACCGCTCGGCAAGCGGTGGCCGGCGCTCATGCAGCGGGTGGAGAAACTGCCCGCCGACGGCTATCCGACGGCCTCGCTGCCGTCCGACGCGGCCCACGGCGCCTGGCTCTACCGGGACAACATCCGGCCCCGGCTGCGCCGGCCGCGCCCGGACGCGTACGCGCACGCACCCGTCCAGCTGATCACCCCGACCGGGGACGCCTTCCTCTCCGAGCGCCTTTACGACGACCTGGAGCAGTGGGCGCCCCACCTGCGCCGCCGCACCCTGGATGCCAAGCACTGGATCCCGCGCAGCCGTCCCGACCAGGTGGCCGCGTGGATCGCCGGGTTCGTCGACGCGCACGAGGACCGCGGAGCGGGGCAGGCGGCCGGTGTGGTCGCGCCGAGCGGTGTCACGGCCCGCCCGGACAGCGCGGGCGGCCGGTACGCCGACCGCTTCGGCGGGCGGCTGGTGCTGGTGACGGGCGCCGCGAGCGGCATCGGGCGGGCCACGGCCTTCGCCTTCGCCGAGGCGGGCGCCCGGGTGGTGGCCGTCGACCGGGACGCGGAAGGTGCCGCCAGGACGGCCGAGATGGCCCGGCTCCTGGGCGCCCAGGAGGCCTGGGGCGAGGTGACCGACGTCAGCGACGAGCAGGCCATGGAGAAGCTCGCCGCGAAGGTCGCCGCCGAGTACGGAATCGTGGACGTCCTGGTCAACAACGCCGGGATCGGGCTGTCCGGGTCCTTCTTCGACACCACCGCCGAGGACTGGAAGAAGGTCCTCGACGTCAATCTGTGGGGGGTCATCCACGGCTGCCGGATATTCGGCCGCCAGATGGCCGACCGCGGCCAGGGCGGGCACATCGTGAACACCGCGTCCGCCGCCGCCTACCTGCCCTCCCGGTCCCTGCCCGCCTACAGCACCTCCAAGGCGGCGGTGCTGATGCTCAGCGCCTGCCTGCGCGCCGAGCTGGCCGGCAAGTCGATCGGGGTGTCCGCGATCTGCCCCGGGATCGTGAACACCAACATCACCGCCACCACCCGGTTCGCGGGCAGCGACGCGGCCGAGGAGAAGCGCAAGCAGCAGCGGTCCTCGCGGCTGTACGGGCTGCGCAACTTCCCGCCGGAGAAGGTCGCCGACGCGATCCTGCGGGCCGTCGTGCGGAACACCGCGGTGGTCCCGGTGACTCCGGAGTCCCGCGGCGCCCTGCGGATGTCGCGGTTCACGCCCCGCGCGCTGCGCGCCCTCGCCCGGATGGAACCTCGGCTGTGA
- a CDS encoding M24 family metallopeptidase: MAGRASAVGDRISPELRGFKEVQRLAYACAEAVAGQLKPGVTEREAARMQRDWLHERGVRDWFHRPFAWFGDRTAFVNFRIPLQFFPTGRRLEPGMPFILDMAPIHRGYAADVGYSGSLGLNPVQDRLMDDLQEHRALILAEVRERRPLREIYEDVERLMTRQGYANRHRAYPFGVIAHKVGRVPERRWSPTVFGFGTQSLKGLASDALHGHREGWSPLWSPYTFSDHPPQPGLWAVEPHLGFRGTGAKFEELLVVTDSRDPEESAFWLDDDLPHVRRWAEGKAA; encoded by the coding sequence ATGGCCGGTAGGGCGTCAGCAGTCGGGGACCGGATCTCCCCGGAACTGCGGGGATTCAAGGAAGTGCAGCGGCTCGCCTACGCGTGCGCCGAAGCGGTCGCCGGGCAGCTCAAGCCCGGTGTGACCGAGCGCGAGGCGGCCCGGATGCAGCGCGACTGGCTGCACGAGCGCGGCGTACGGGACTGGTTCCACCGGCCGTTCGCCTGGTTCGGCGACCGGACGGCGTTCGTGAACTTCCGGATACCCCTGCAGTTCTTCCCCACCGGCCGGCGCCTGGAGCCGGGGATGCCGTTCATCCTCGACATGGCCCCGATCCACCGCGGGTACGCCGCCGACGTCGGCTACTCCGGCAGCCTCGGGCTCAATCCCGTGCAGGACCGGCTCATGGACGACCTCCAGGAGCACCGCGCGCTGATCCTCGCCGAGGTGCGGGAGCGGCGGCCGCTGCGGGAGATCTACGAGGACGTCGAACGCCTCATGACCCGGCAGGGGTACGCGAACCGGCACCGCGCCTATCCGTTCGGCGTGATCGCGCACAAGGTGGGCCGGGTCCCGGAGCGGCGCTGGTCTCCCACCGTGTTCGGATTCGGCACGCAGTCCCTGAAGGGGCTGGCGAGCGACGCGCTGCACGGCCACCGCGAGGGCTGGTCGCCGCTGTGGAGCCCGTACACGTTCTCCGACCACCCGCCGCAGCCGGGCCTGTGGGCGGTCGAACCCCACCTCGGGTTCCGCGGCACCGGCGCCAAGTTCGAGGAACTCCTCGTGGTCACCGATTCCCGGGATCCCGAGGAGAGCGCATTCTGGCTGGACGACGACCTGCCGCACGTGCGGCGCTGGGCAGAGGGGAAGGCGGCGTGA
- a CDS encoding ABC transporter permease — protein MAPEASTQIHNIGYRSYEGTRLGRAYARRSLYSQSLRGAYGLGRSAKSKVLPMLLFAVMCLPAAIIVAVAIAVPGSTDLPLKYTSYALYLQMVIGLYLASQAPQSVSRDLRFKTVPLYFSRPIERVDYVVAKYAAMVSALFLLTAAPLLVMYIGALLAKFDFADQTKGFAQGMVSVLLLSLLFGGIGLVMAALTPRRGFGVAAVIALLVIPYGAVSAVQGVAYETGNTGAIEWMGLFSPITLIDGVQTAFLGATSAFPGGDGPSAGVGAVYLLVVFALIAGSYAALMSRYRKAGL, from the coding sequence ATGGCGCCTGAGGCCTCCACCCAGATCCACAACATCGGCTACCGGTCGTACGAAGGCACCCGCCTCGGCCGCGCCTACGCCCGCCGCTCGCTGTACTCGCAGTCCCTGCGCGGCGCCTACGGACTCGGCCGCTCGGCCAAGTCCAAGGTGCTGCCGATGCTGCTCTTCGCGGTGATGTGCCTGCCCGCTGCGATCATCGTCGCGGTGGCCATCGCGGTGCCCGGCTCGACGGACCTGCCGCTGAAGTACACGTCGTACGCCCTCTACCTGCAGATGGTGATCGGCCTGTACCTCGCCTCGCAGGCCCCGCAGTCGGTCTCCCGCGACCTGCGCTTCAAGACCGTGCCGCTGTACTTCTCGCGGCCGATCGAGCGCGTCGACTACGTGGTCGCCAAGTACGCGGCCATGGTGTCCGCGCTCTTCCTCCTGACCGCGGCGCCCCTGCTCGTCATGTACATCGGTGCGCTGCTGGCCAAATTCGACTTCGCGGACCAGACGAAGGGGTTCGCCCAGGGAATGGTCTCGGTGCTGCTGCTCTCGCTCCTCTTCGGTGGAATCGGCCTGGTCATGGCCGCGCTCACGCCGCGGCGCGGCTTCGGTGTCGCCGCGGTGATCGCCCTCCTGGTGATCCCGTACGGCGCCGTCTCGGCGGTCCAGGGAGTCGCGTACGAGACCGGCAACACGGGCGCCATCGAGTGGATGGGCCTGTTCTCCCCGATCACGCTGATCGACGGGGTGCAGACCGCCTTCCTCGGCGCCACCTCGGCCTTCCCCGGCGGTGACGGTCCCTCGGCCGGCGTCGGCGCCGTCTACCTGCTGGTCGTGTTCGCCCTCATCGCCGGCTCGTACGCCGCCCTGATGA